In a single window of the Leisingera daeponensis DSM 23529 genome:
- the tig gene encoding trigger factor has translation MQVTETLNEGLKRGYAITVTAAELDEKVNEKLVEAQPEIEMKGFRKGKVPMALLKKQFGQRLMGEAMQESIDGAMNKHFEDSGDRPALQPEVKMTNEDWKEGDDVNVEMSYEALPEIPEVDFSGIELEKLVVKAEDEAVNEALANLAETAKEFEAREEGAAAEDGDQVVIDFVGKIDGEAFEGGAGDDYPLVLGSNSFIPGFEEQLVGTKAGEEKDVTVSFPEEYGAEHLAGKEAVFSCTVKEVKAPKAAEIDDELAKKFGSDDLDALKGQIAERLEAEYAGAARAVLKRALLDKLDALVSFDLPPSLVDAEAKQIAHQLWHEDNPEVHDHNHGEIEPTEEHVKLAERRVRLGLLLAELGQKAEVEVTDAEMTQAIMSQARQYPGQERQFFEFIQKNVQMQQQLRAPIFEDKVVDHIVGQAKVEEKEVSKDELQKAVEALEEE, from the coding sequence ATGCAGGTCACCGAGACGCTGAACGAAGGTCTGAAACGCGGCTACGCCATCACCGTCACCGCCGCCGAGCTGGACGAGAAGGTCAACGAAAAGCTGGTCGAAGCGCAGCCGGAAATCGAAATGAAGGGTTTCCGCAAAGGCAAGGTGCCGATGGCGCTGCTGAAAAAGCAGTTCGGCCAGCGCCTGATGGGCGAAGCGATGCAGGAATCCATCGACGGCGCCATGAACAAGCATTTCGAGGACAGCGGCGACCGTCCGGCGCTGCAGCCCGAAGTCAAGATGACCAACGAAGACTGGAAAGAAGGCGACGACGTCAACGTCGAGATGTCCTACGAGGCACTGCCGGAAATCCCCGAGGTCGACTTCTCCGGCATCGAGCTGGAAAAGCTGGTCGTGAAGGCTGAAGACGAAGCCGTCAACGAAGCGCTGGCAAACCTGGCCGAAACCGCCAAGGAATTCGAAGCCCGCGAAGAGGGCGCAGCAGCCGAAGACGGCGACCAGGTCGTGATCGACTTCGTCGGCAAGATCGACGGCGAGGCCTTCGAGGGCGGCGCAGGCGACGACTACCCGCTGGTGCTTGGCTCCAACTCCTTCATCCCCGGCTTCGAAGAGCAGCTGGTCGGCACCAAGGCCGGTGAAGAAAAAGACGTGACCGTGTCCTTCCCCGAGGAATACGGCGCAGAGCATCTGGCTGGCAAAGAGGCCGTGTTCTCCTGCACCGTCAAGGAAGTCAAAGCCCCGAAAGCGGCTGAGATCGACGATGAGCTGGCCAAGAAATTCGGCTCCGACGACCTGGACGCGCTGAAGGGCCAGATCGCTGAGCGCCTGGAAGCCGAATATGCCGGTGCCGCCCGCGCGGTGCTGAAGCGCGCGCTGCTGGACAAGCTGGATGCGCTGGTCTCCTTCGACCTGCCGCCGTCGCTGGTCGACGCCGAAGCCAAGCAGATCGCGCATCAGCTGTGGCACGAGGACAACCCGGAAGTGCACGATCACAACCACGGTGAGATCGAGCCGACCGAAGAGCACGTCAAGCTGGCAGAGCGCCGCGTGCGCCTGGGCCTGCTGCTGGCCGAGCTGGGCCAGAAAGCCGAGGTCGAAGTGACCGACGCCGAAATGACCCAGGCGATCATGAGCCAGGCCCGCCAGTACCCGGGCCAGGAGCGCCAGTTCTTCGAGTTCATCCAGAAGAACGTCCAGATGCAGCAGCAGCTGCGCGCGCCGATCTTCGAAGACAAGGTTGTCGACCACATCGTCGGCCAGGCCAAAGTCGAGGAGAAAGAAGTCTCCAAAGACGAGCTGCAAAAAGCGGTTGAGGCACTGGAAGAGGAGTAA
- the fabG gene encoding 3-oxoacyl-ACP reductase FabG, translating into MFDLTGKNALVTGASGGIGGDIARALHAAGATVALSGTREEPLKALAEELGERVHVLPCNLSDAEAVEALPKQAAEAMGSVDILVNNAGITRDNLFMRMKDEEWDSVLNVNLTSTMRLCRGVLRGMMKARWGRIINISSVVGATGNPGQGNYAASKAGMVGMSKSLAYEVANRGITVNAVAPGFIATAMTDKLNDSQKDAILSQIPAGRMGESKEIASAVLYLASQEAGYVTGTTLHVNGGMAMI; encoded by the coding sequence ATGTTTGATCTGACTGGCAAGAATGCCCTCGTCACCGGCGCCTCCGGCGGCATCGGCGGCGACATCGCCCGCGCGCTGCACGCAGCAGGCGCCACCGTGGCCCTGTCGGGCACCCGCGAGGAGCCGCTCAAGGCGCTGGCCGAGGAACTGGGCGAACGCGTCCATGTGCTGCCCTGCAACCTCTCCGACGCCGAAGCGGTCGAGGCGCTGCCGAAGCAGGCGGCCGAGGCGATGGGCTCCGTCGACATCCTGGTCAACAACGCAGGCATCACCCGCGACAACCTGTTCATGCGGATGAAGGACGAGGAATGGGACTCCGTCCTGAACGTGAACCTCACCTCCACAATGCGGCTGTGCCGCGGCGTGCTGCGCGGCATGATGAAGGCGCGCTGGGGCCGTATCATCAACATCTCCTCGGTGGTGGGCGCCACCGGCAACCCGGGCCAGGGCAACTATGCCGCCTCCAAGGCGGGCATGGTCGGCATGTCCAAATCGCTGGCCTATGAGGTCGCCAACCGCGGCATCACGGTGAACGCGGTCGCGCCGGGCTTCATCGCCACCGCGATGACCGACAAGCTGAACGACAGCCAGAAAGACGCGATTCTGAGCCAGATCCCGGCCGGGCGCATGGGGGAATCGAAGGAAATCGCCTCCGCGGTTCTGTATCTGGCCAGCCAGGAGGCCGGCTATGTCACCGGCACAACGCTGCATGTGAACGGCGGCATGGCGATGATCTGA
- the rpsR gene encoding 30S ribosomal protein S18 yields MAAKPFFRRRKVCPFSGDNAPKIDYKDTRLLQRYISERGKIVPSRITAVSAKKQRELARAIKRARFLALLPYAVK; encoded by the coding sequence ATGGCAGCCAAACCGTTTTTCCGCCGCCGCAAGGTTTGCCCGTTCTCGGGCGACAACGCGCCGAAGATCGACTACAAGGACACCCGTCTGCTGCAGCGCTACATCTCTGAGCGCGGCAAGATCGTTCCCTCGCGCATCACCGCCGTTTCGGCGAAGAAGCAGCGTGAGCTGGCCCGTGCTATCAAGCGCGCCCGCTTCCTCGCCCTGCTGCCCTACGCTGTGAAGTAA
- a CDS encoding lytic transglycosylase domain-containing protein, with translation MTRRTTLILFLAAAVLAACGSTASTPEVTRYNPPLYPNETPELRQQINYWADHYEVPRSLVHRLAVRESTHRPHAVNRPYYGLLQILPATARSMGFQGQPKDLLDADTNLQFSVKYLRGAWLLADGSQDMAVKHYSRGYYYEAKRRGMLRETGLRP, from the coding sequence ATGACGCGCCGGACCACACTTATTTTATTTTTAGCAGCCGCAGTTCTGGCTGCCTGCGGAAGCACCGCCTCCACGCCCGAGGTGACACGGTACAATCCGCCGCTCTATCCCAATGAAACGCCTGAACTGCGGCAGCAGATCAATTATTGGGCCGACCATTACGAGGTTCCGCGCAGCCTGGTCCACCGGCTGGCAGTGCGCGAAAGCACCCACCGCCCGCATGCGGTGAACCGGCCCTATTACGGGCTGCTGCAGATCCTGCCCGCCACCGCCCGCTCTATGGGTTTTCAGGGGCAGCCCAAGGATCTGCTGGATGCGGACACCAACCTGCAGTTTTCCGTCAAATACCTGCGCGGCGCCTGGCTGCTGGCCGATGGCAGCCAGGACATGGCGGTGAAGCATTATTCCCGCGGCTACTACTACGAAGCCAAACGCCGCGGCATGCTCAGGGAAACCGGCCTGCGGCCCTGA
- a CDS encoding YceI family protein, translating to MKKTLLAAALAAAAATGAAAAPEKYVLDPGHSQILFDYNHLGYSTTYGLFAGFEGEIMFDQEDPANSSVSVSMPLSSMFTGWQARFDHFMTKDFFDATEDETISFTSTGIEVTGEETAKITGDLTLNGVTKSVVLDAKLNQKGDHPMANKPWAGFDATTQILRTDYNLGQFAPFVSDEVNIKISVEAMKADS from the coding sequence ATGAAGAAGACCCTGCTTGCCGCCGCCCTGGCCGCCGCCGCTGCAACCGGCGCTGCCGCCGCCCCCGAGAAATACGTTCTGGATCCCGGCCACAGCCAGATCCTCTTCGACTACAACCACCTGGGCTATTCGACCACCTACGGACTGTTCGCCGGCTTCGAAGGCGAGATCATGTTCGACCAGGAAGACCCGGCAAACTCCTCCGTCTCCGTTTCCATGCCGCTCAGCAGCATGTTCACCGGCTGGCAGGCGCGCTTCGATCACTTCATGACCAAGGATTTCTTTGACGCCACCGAGGATGAAACCATCAGCTTCACCTCCACCGGCATCGAAGTGACCGGCGAGGAGACCGCCAAGATCACCGGCGATCTGACCCTGAACGGCGTGACCAAATCCGTGGTGCTGGATGCCAAGCTGAACCAGAAGGGCGATCATCCGATGGCCAATAAGCCCTGGGCCGGCTTCGACGCCACCACCCAGATCCTGCGCACCGACTACAACCTGGGCCAGTTCGCCCCCTTCGTCAGCGACGAGGTCAACATCAAGATTTCGGTCGAGGCGATGAAGGCCGACAGCTGA
- a CDS encoding porin has translation MKTKIAARAGAASLAAALAAPAFAGPTYTNDTGGSFRWYGQFNPVYQSFDDGGQDFNRLTDNAASNSRIGFWLEQAYGENTLRFNFETAFGFRSSDGVSQLSTGDNISWDRTNIRHVDFQFDTARYGRFSAGQGAMATDGITGADFSGTGLGASNAVADAAGGYAFRTGAGALSSVDIGDVFNDFDGSRLGRIRYDSPELAGFTFSTSWGTDVLKDANDRESYDVAVRWVNDEAAGFAIDTGIGASWTEETGKEDYRDISGSFAVLHKATGLSLNLAAGERDIAGTYAYAKLGYSADLIAAGATSFSVDYYDGSDMVTAGDSAESWGVAAVQKIDAYNVETYLAYRDYSYADTGPAAYQDANVILAGARWKF, from the coding sequence ATGAAAACCAAGATTGCAGCCCGCGCCGGCGCGGCCTCCCTTGCGGCGGCACTTGCCGCCCCGGCATTTGCAGGCCCCACCTATACCAACGACACCGGCGGCAGCTTCCGCTGGTACGGCCAGTTCAACCCCGTCTATCAGTCCTTTGACGATGGCGGGCAGGACTTCAACCGGCTGACCGATAACGCGGCCTCCAACTCGCGCATCGGCTTCTGGCTGGAGCAGGCCTATGGCGAAAACACCCTGCGGTTCAACTTCGAAACCGCCTTCGGCTTCCGCTCGTCGGACGGGGTCAGCCAGCTTTCGACCGGCGACAACATCAGCTGGGACCGCACCAACATCCGCCACGTGGACTTCCAGTTCGACACCGCGCGCTATGGCCGCTTCTCGGCCGGTCAGGGCGCGATGGCGACCGACGGCATCACCGGCGCGGATTTCTCCGGCACCGGCCTTGGCGCCTCCAACGCCGTGGCTGACGCCGCGGGCGGCTATGCCTTCCGCACCGGCGCCGGCGCGCTCAGCTCGGTGGACATCGGCGATGTCTTCAATGACTTCGACGGCAGCCGCCTGGGCCGCATCCGCTATGACTCGCCGGAGCTGGCAGGCTTCACCTTCTCGACCTCCTGGGGCACCGATGTCCTGAAGGACGCCAACGACCGCGAAAGCTACGACGTGGCGGTGCGCTGGGTCAACGACGAGGCCGCGGGCTTTGCCATCGACACCGGCATCGGCGCCTCCTGGACCGAGGAAACCGGCAAGGAAGACTACCGCGACATCTCCGGCTCCTTTGCGGTGCTGCACAAGGCCACCGGCCTGTCGCTGAACCTCGCCGCGGGCGAGCGCGACATCGCGGGCACCTATGCCTATGCCAAGCTGGGCTATTCGGCGGATCTGATCGCGGCCGGCGCAACCTCCTTCTCGGTCGACTATTATGACGGCTCCGACATGGTCACCGCCGGCGACAGCGCCGAGTCCTGGGGCGTGGCCGCGGTTCAGAAGATCGACGCCTATAATGTCGAAACCTATCTGGCCTACCGCGACTATTCCTATGCCGACACCGGCCCCGCGGCCTACCAGGACGCAAACGTGATCCTGGCCGGCGCCCGCTGGAAATTCTGA
- the rpsF gene encoding 30S ribosomal protein S6 has protein sequence MPLYEHVMIARQDLSNSQAEGLIEHFGAVLSDNGGKLVDQEYWGVKTMAYKINKNRKGHYAFLRTDAPASAVQEMERLMRLHDDVMRVLTIKVDEHAEGPSVQMQKRDERGERRERR, from the coding sequence ATGCCCCTCTATGAGCATGTCATGATTGCGCGTCAGGACCTGTCCAACTCGCAAGCAGAAGGCCTCATCGAACACTTCGGTGCTGTTCTGTCCGACAACGGCGGTAAGCTGGTCGACCAGGAGTACTGGGGCGTCAAGACCATGGCCTACAAGATCAACAAGAACCGCAAGGGCCACTATGCCTTCCTGCGCACCGACGCACCCGCGTCTGCCGTGCAGGAAATGGAGCGCCTGATGCGTCTGCATGATGACGTGATGCGCGTCCTGACCATCAAGGTCGACGAGCACGCCGAGGGCCCTTCGGTCCAGATGCAGAAGCGCGACGAACGCGGCGAACGCCGTGAGCGCCGCTGA
- a CDS encoding cytochrome b/b6 domain-containing protein, with product MSGQNTFQSYGSIAKTFHWLTALLIFSAFPLGYFANELAQEIQSPGFDGSQAVIERATLLFSLHKTIGVAVFFTALLRILWALSQPKPGLLHPDRKAEALAAEMVHWLLYGSLVAVPLSGWIHHAATTGFAPIWWPFGQSLPFVPKSEAVAGFFGGVHWVLVWTLAGALGLHIAGALKHHVIDRDATLRRMLPGRDASLTQPPAQSHSLLPLLAALLVWAGVLGGGAALGLLGGKQAVETGTAAPVVAADPGAGAASGWAVQSGTLGITVTQMGGAVAGSFGEWSAVINFEEPAAPGPAGDVEVTVAIASLQLGTVTQQAMGADYFDSASFPTALFKAEIEKLAEGYQAVGTLTIKDQTVPVTLPFDLVLEGDSAKMSGGLTLNRLDFGIGKSLPDESSLGFAVDVAVELEAKRAE from the coding sequence ATGTCCGGCCAAAACACCTTCCAAAGCTATGGCAGCATTGCCAAGACCTTTCACTGGCTGACGGCCCTGCTGATCTTCTCGGCCTTTCCGCTAGGGTATTTCGCCAATGAGCTGGCGCAAGAGATCCAGAGCCCGGGGTTTGACGGCAGCCAGGCGGTGATCGAGCGGGCCACCCTGTTGTTTTCGCTGCACAAGACCATCGGGGTTGCGGTGTTCTTTACCGCGCTGCTGCGCATCCTGTGGGCGCTGAGCCAGCCCAAGCCGGGGCTGCTGCACCCGGACCGCAAGGCGGAGGCGCTGGCGGCGGAGATGGTGCATTGGCTGTTGTACGGCTCGCTGGTGGCGGTGCCGCTGAGCGGCTGGATCCATCACGCCGCCACCACCGGATTTGCGCCGATCTGGTGGCCGTTCGGGCAGAGCCTGCCGTTCGTGCCGAAGTCCGAGGCGGTGGCGGGGTTCTTTGGCGGCGTGCATTGGGTGCTGGTCTGGACCCTGGCGGGCGCGCTGGGCCTGCATATTGCCGGCGCGCTGAAGCATCATGTGATCGACCGCGACGCCACCCTGCGGCGGATGCTGCCGGGCCGCGATGCCAGCCTGACTCAGCCGCCCGCGCAGAGCCACAGCCTGCTGCCGCTGCTGGCGGCGCTGCTGGTCTGGGCCGGTGTGCTGGGCGGCGGCGCGGCGCTGGGCCTTTTGGGCGGCAAGCAGGCGGTTGAGACCGGCACCGCCGCCCCCGTTGTGGCCGCGGATCCGGGTGCCGGTGCGGCAAGCGGCTGGGCTGTGCAATCGGGCACGCTGGGGATCACCGTGACCCAGATGGGCGGCGCGGTCGCCGGCAGCTTCGGGGAATGGTCCGCCGTCATCAACTTCGAGGAGCCGGCGGCGCCGGGCCCGGCCGGGGATGTGGAGGTGACTGTCGCCATCGCGTCGCTGCAGCTGGGCACGGTGACACAGCAGGCGATGGGCGCGGATTACTTCGACAGCGCCAGTTTCCCCACTGCGCTGTTCAAGGCGGAGATCGAGAAGCTGGCGGAGGGGTATCAGGCGGTTGGCACGCTGACGATCAAGGATCAGACGGTGCCGGTCACCCTGCCCTTCGATCTGGTGCTGGAGGGGGATAGCGCCAAGATGTCTGGCGGGCTGACCCTGAACCGGCTGGATTTCGGCATCGGCAAGAGCCTGCCCGACGAAAGCTCGCTGGGGTTTGCCGTTGATGTGGCGGTGGAGCTGGAGGCCAAGCGGGCGGAGTAA
- a CDS encoding porin — translation MAVKRLLKTTTAAGTALCVLAQPGLAELKYENNSGGYVEIYGQLNPAIISVDDGEQTETNLLDNDLSRSRIGLRLMQPFGANTFGFRFEAGLGFPNSTEVNQFGSDYSGWTRADLRHVDFWLEGGWGKLSAGQGSMLADGAAETDLSYVGTALYSFKVDSNAGFLIRDTAGALSGPVLADAFDNLDGSRRGRIRYDTPDFNGFSAGLAWGQNVLSSSDEADYYDIGVFYGQEFGPTNFAASLAYQVREDDGDERSDVIGSASVLLDNGISFTVAGGTRDNDAAGASDPSYYYAKIGYENEWLPWGKTGLGVHYYEGEDFNVNGSSSKGWGIGAVQKVENFNTDIYLTYQEYDYEDAAASYQDVSTWVLGARWKF, via the coding sequence ATGGCCGTGAAACGTCTTCTGAAAACAACCACCGCGGCGGGGACTGCACTGTGCGTCCTGGCGCAGCCGGGCCTGGCTGAGCTGAAATACGAAAACAACTCCGGCGGCTATGTCGAAATCTATGGCCAGCTCAACCCCGCCATCATCTCTGTGGACGATGGCGAACAGACCGAAACCAACCTGCTCGACAATGACCTGTCCCGCTCCCGGATCGGCCTGCGGCTGATGCAGCCGTTCGGGGCCAACACCTTCGGCTTCCGGTTCGAGGCCGGTCTGGGCTTCCCGAACTCGACCGAGGTGAACCAGTTCGGCTCCGACTACAGCGGCTGGACCCGGGCGGACCTGCGCCACGTGGACTTCTGGCTGGAAGGAGGCTGGGGCAAGCTGTCGGCCGGGCAGGGCAGCATGTTGGCCGACGGCGCGGCGGAGACGGATCTGTCTTATGTCGGCACCGCGCTCTACTCCTTCAAGGTCGACTCCAATGCCGGGTTCCTGATCCGCGACACCGCGGGGGCGCTCAGCGGGCCGGTCCTGGCGGATGCGTTTGACAATCTCGACGGATCCAGACGCGGCCGCATCCGTTACGACACGCCGGATTTCAACGGCTTTTCCGCAGGCCTGGCCTGGGGGCAGAACGTCCTCTCTTCATCCGATGAAGCCGACTACTATGATATCGGCGTGTTCTACGGGCAGGAGTTCGGTCCCACCAATTTCGCCGCATCCCTGGCTTATCAGGTGCGCGAAGACGACGGCGACGAGCGGTCCGACGTGATCGGCTCTGCCTCGGTGCTGCTGGACAACGGGATCAGCTTCACCGTTGCGGGCGGCACCCGCGACAATGACGCGGCGGGCGCCAGTGACCCCAGCTATTACTACGCCAAGATCGGCTATGAAAACGAATGGCTGCCCTGGGGCAAGACCGGTCTTGGGGTGCATTACTATGAAGGCGAGGACTTCAATGTGAACGGCTCCAGCTCCAAGGGCTGGGGTATCGGTGCGGTTCAGAAGGTTGAGAATTTCAATACCGACATATACCTGACTTATCAGGAATATGACTATGAGGATGCCGCGGCGTCTTACCAGGATGTCTCGACCTGGGTTCTGGGCGCGCGCTGGAAGTTCTGA
- a CDS encoding HTTM domain-containing protein: MSLELALRATEVLLALAFLQQSAEHMAGFRDEQILHGPRLLLAGLLLFGIAAPWVLLGLLVLGLLLLQRFQGPYNGGSDKMSLLILCCLTAARWLPSEQWQEYAFAYLAGQLVICYFISGQVKIVNPEWRSGRALQDVFRFSAYPVSEELRRLADRPRLLWAMGWAVMLFEVLFPLALFSREALLLALFTAALFHLANACLFGLNRFFWIWLAAYPSLLWLQDRVVL; this comes from the coding sequence ATGAGCCTGGAGCTGGCCCTGCGCGCGACCGAGGTGCTGCTGGCGCTGGCCTTTCTGCAGCAAAGCGCCGAGCATATGGCGGGCTTCCGGGACGAGCAGATCCTGCACGGGCCGCGCCTGCTGCTGGCCGGGCTGCTGCTGTTCGGGATCGCGGCGCCCTGGGTGCTGCTGGGGCTGCTGGTGCTGGGACTGTTGCTGCTGCAGCGGTTTCAGGGGCCGTATAACGGCGGCAGCGACAAGATGAGCCTCTTGATCCTCTGCTGCCTCACCGCGGCCCGCTGGCTGCCGTCCGAGCAATGGCAGGAATACGCCTTTGCCTATCTCGCCGGGCAGCTGGTGATCTGCTATTTCATCTCCGGCCAGGTGAAGATCGTGAACCCCGAATGGCGGTCCGGCCGGGCGCTGCAGGATGTGTTCCGCTTCTCCGCCTACCCCGTCAGCGAGGAACTGCGCCGCCTGGCGGACCGTCCGCGGCTGCTGTGGGCGATGGGCTGGGCGGTGATGCTGTTCGAGGTGCTGTTTCCGCTGGCGCTGTTCAGCCGCGAGGCGCTGCTGCTGGCGCTGTTCACCGCGGCGCTGTTCCACCTTGCCAATGCCTGCCTGTTCGGGCTGAACCGGTTTTTCTGGATCTGGCTGGCGGCCTACCCGTCGCTGCTGTGGCTGCAGGATCGCGTGGTTCTGTGA
- the rplI gene encoding 50S ribosomal protein L9 — MQVILLERVAKLGQMGDVVDVKPGYARNFLLPQGKAKTASEANIASFEAQKAQLEARNLETKKEAEALAAKLDGQQFVVIRSASDAGALYGSVTPRDAADAATDAGFSVDKKQVALIHPIKELGLHSVAVKLHPEVDVEIKLNVARSAEEAELQASGKSIQELAAEEEAAAEFEISELFDDIGSAASDDDEGPAAEAAGDEETN; from the coding sequence ATGCAAGTTATCCTTCTTGAGCGCGTTGCGAAGCTGGGCCAAATGGGCGACGTCGTTGACGTGAAGCCCGGTTACGCCCGCAACTTCCTGCTGCCGCAGGGCAAGGCAAAAACCGCCTCCGAGGCCAACATCGCCTCTTTCGAAGCCCAGAAAGCGCAGCTGGAAGCGCGCAACCTGGAGACCAAGAAAGAAGCCGAAGCTCTGGCAGCGAAGCTGGACGGCCAGCAGTTCGTCGTGATTCGCTCCGCTTCGGACGCGGGCGCGCTGTACGGCTCGGTCACTCCGCGCGACGCTGCTGATGCGGCCACCGACGCCGGTTTCTCGGTCGACAAGAAACAGGTCGCCCTGATCCACCCGATCAAGGAACTGGGCCTGCATTCGGTCGCTGTGAAGCTGCACCCGGAAGTGGACGTCGAAATCAAGCTGAACGTGGCTCGCTCCGCAGAGGAAGCCGAGCTGCAGGCATCGGGCAAATCGATCCAGGAGCTGGCCGCCGAAGAGGAAGCCGCTGCTGAATTCGAGATTTCCGAGCTGTTCGACGATATCGGCTCCGCAGCCTCCGACGACGACGAAGGCCCGGCAGCCGAAGCCGCTGGCGACGAAGAAACCAACTGA
- a CDS encoding Hint domain-containing protein, whose protein sequence is MKPFGNAALRAQLAMRVQAQPRRLFQGSQNITLLRGTAVLTREGERAAEDLTAGDSLITRTQGMARVEAVRSRRAMLQAVCIAAGSLGDTLGEGGLTVPWDQRILVRDWRAKAMFGQPQAVVPAYELVDGEFIRDLGLQMMDLTVLEFSRPHVIYAGGLELAAAAAPQEDLRPAA, encoded by the coding sequence ATGAAACCGTTTGGAAATGCGGCCCTGCGCGCGCAATTGGCGATGCGCGTCCAGGCACAGCCCCGGCGGCTGTTCCAGGGCAGCCAGAACATCACCCTCTTGCGCGGCACCGCTGTGCTGACCCGCGAGGGGGAGCGCGCCGCAGAAGATCTCACGGCAGGCGACAGCCTGATCACCCGCACCCAGGGCATGGCCAGGGTCGAGGCCGTCCGCAGCCGCCGCGCGATGCTGCAGGCGGTCTGCATCGCTGCCGGTTCTCTGGGCGATACCCTCGGTGAGGGCGGCCTGACCGTTCCCTGGGACCAGCGCATCCTGGTGCGCGACTGGCGCGCCAAGGCGATGTTCGGCCAGCCGCAGGCGGTGGTGCCGGCCTATGAACTGGTGGACGGCGAGTTCATCCGCGACCTGGGCCTGCAGATGATGGACCTGACGGTGCTGGAGTTCTCCCGCCCGCATGTGATCTATGCCGGCGGACTGGAACTGGCCGCGGCAGCCGCACCGCAGGAAGACCTGCGCCCGGCGGCCTGA
- the fabD gene encoding ACP S-malonyltransferase, whose amino-acid sequence MTIAFVFPGQGAQTIGMGKALADAYPAAKAIFDEVDEALGESLSQLIWAGDIETLTLTQNAQPALMATSMAAMRALEAEGVTIEKAAFVAGHSLGEYSALAAAGAISVTDTARLLRTRGLAMQSAVPVGEGAMAAILGLDLDAVRAVAEEAAQGEVCQAANDNDPTQVVVSGAKAAVERAAEIAKEKGAKRAVMLPVSAPFHCALMQPAADAMAEALAGVEIKSPAVPLIANVRADAVTSPDEIRALLVEQVTGSVRWRESVQAMAAKGVTEFWEIGAGKALSGMIRKIDRNLACRQVGTPEDAKAAAEA is encoded by the coding sequence ATGACGATCGCATTCGTGTTCCCCGGCCAGGGCGCCCAGACCATCGGGATGGGCAAGGCGCTTGCCGATGCCTATCCAGCGGCCAAGGCCATCTTTGACGAGGTCGATGAGGCGCTGGGGGAAAGCCTGAGCCAGCTGATCTGGGCGGGCGACATCGAAACCCTGACCCTGACCCAAAACGCCCAGCCGGCGCTGATGGCCACCTCGATGGCCGCCATGCGGGCGCTGGAGGCCGAAGGCGTGACGATTGAGAAAGCCGCCTTTGTGGCCGGCCACTCGCTGGGCGAATACTCGGCACTGGCCGCCGCCGGGGCGATCTCGGTCACCGACACCGCCCGCCTGCTGCGCACCCGCGGTCTGGCCATGCAAAGCGCCGTGCCGGTGGGCGAGGGCGCGATGGCCGCGATCCTGGGCCTCGACCTTGACGCCGTGCGCGCAGTGGCCGAGGAAGCCGCGCAGGGCGAGGTCTGCCAGGCCGCCAACGACAACGACCCCACCCAGGTGGTGGTCTCCGGCGCCAAGGCCGCGGTCGAGCGTGCGGCTGAAATCGCCAAGGAGAAAGGCGCCAAGCGCGCTGTGATGCTGCCGGTGTCCGCCCCCTTCCACTGCGCCCTGATGCAGCCCGCCGCCGACGCCATGGCCGAAGCGCTGGCCGGTGTTGAGATCAAATCCCCCGCGGTGCCGCTGATCGCCAACGTGCGCGCCGATGCGGTGACCAGCCCGGACGAAATCCGCGCCTTGCTGGTGGAGCAGGTGACCGGCTCCGTGCGCTGGCGCGAAAGCGTGCAGGCGATGGCCGCCAAGGGCGTCACCGAATTCTGGGAGATCGGCGCGGGCAAGGCGCTTTCGGGCATGATCCGCAAGATCGACCGCAATCTGGCCTGCCGCCAGGTCGGCACCCCCGAGGACGCCAAGGCCGCCGCTGAAGCATAA